A section of the Marinimicrobium koreense genome encodes:
- a CDS encoding flagellar hook-length control protein FliK, translating into MSTTLTKDDKALLANLSKEDWAALSEDVTAILEQLKVQLDEGSLSPELEKALRQLLSDLKDGAPLDQVAESLEAIPMTALPELIARFPDANHLRDAIGRNGAAYLSQLSAVATQRQGATPDTGLLPGLVATASADKGGEGLELKGLLELSVAAGKNGKEAFAQTLQAIADISTQSSPKASTSFDGGQSPANALAQLDGANRGQPLSPTERGFTVQTDVRVPVGQGQWGQAVGQKVLWMAAQKLSTAELRLDPPDLGPMQVRVSANQDQISVTFTSPQVAVREALDQNANRLREMFAEQGLDLVDVNVSDQSGQEQAGEEGDGRTAGRGPGSDAGDPEGEVIEQRISDRLVDHYA; encoded by the coding sequence CCGCCATACTGGAGCAACTCAAGGTCCAGTTGGATGAAGGCAGCCTGTCACCGGAACTGGAAAAGGCGCTGCGCCAATTGCTGTCGGACCTGAAAGACGGCGCGCCCCTGGATCAGGTGGCTGAGAGCCTGGAAGCCATTCCCATGACGGCGTTACCCGAGCTGATAGCCCGGTTTCCGGATGCCAACCACCTGCGCGATGCCATTGGGCGCAATGGCGCCGCTTATCTGTCGCAACTGAGTGCGGTGGCCACCCAACGACAGGGGGCCACCCCCGATACTGGATTGCTGCCCGGGTTGGTTGCGACGGCCTCCGCGGACAAGGGGGGTGAAGGGCTTGAGTTGAAGGGGCTGCTGGAGTTGAGTGTCGCGGCAGGCAAGAACGGTAAAGAGGCCTTTGCCCAGACCCTGCAGGCGATTGCCGATATCTCGACTCAATCGAGTCCCAAGGCCAGTACGTCGTTTGATGGGGGGCAGTCCCCGGCCAATGCGCTGGCCCAACTGGATGGGGCCAACCGCGGCCAGCCGCTCTCTCCGACCGAGCGGGGATTTACCGTGCAGACTGATGTGCGGGTCCCGGTGGGGCAGGGTCAGTGGGGGCAGGCGGTGGGCCAGAAAGTGCTGTGGATGGCCGCTCAGAAGCTTTCCACCGCCGAGTTGCGCCTGGATCCCCCGGACCTGGGACCCATGCAGGTTCGCGTTAGCGCCAATCAGGACCAGATCAGTGTCACCTTTACCAGCCCCCAGGTCGCGGTCCGTGAGGCCCTGGACCAGAACGCCAACCGTCTGCGGGAAATGTTCGCGGAGCAGGGGTTGGATCTGGTGGACGTGAATGTCTCCGATCAATCTGGGCAGGAACAGGCGGGCGAGGAGGGCGATGGTCGGACGGCGGGTCGGGGCCCGGGTTCCGATGCCGGTGATCCAGAGGGTGAAGTGATCGAGCAGCGAATCAGCGATCGCCTGGTGGACCACTACGCTTGA
- a CDS encoding flagellar basal body-associated FliL family protein, producing the protein MAEEDDERELTEEEQAEIDRKTQRNQKIKLAVLALLLVVLSVGVTLGLLHFLAPDEPAPEGETAEAEPVEPLEPARQQAIYFPLKEKFVINYNVRGRQRFLQTEVNLMLRDNEVVKVLEQHLPRVRNDLIMLFSGQEFEDLQTPEGRELLRQDALRRVQAILEQEMGQPGVEQVLFTSFVMQ; encoded by the coding sequence ATGGCCGAAGAAGACGATGAGCGCGAGCTGACCGAAGAAGAACAGGCGGAAATTGACCGCAAGACCCAACGCAATCAGAAAATCAAACTGGCTGTGCTGGCGCTGTTGTTGGTGGTGTTGTCGGTAGGGGTAACCCTTGGACTGTTGCACTTTCTGGCTCCGGATGAACCGGCGCCCGAGGGTGAAACCGCTGAAGCCGAACCGGTGGAACCCCTGGAGCCCGCGCGCCAGCAGGCGATCTACTTTCCACTGAAGGAAAAATTTGTCATCAACTACAATGTGCGTGGCCGGCAGCGCTTTCTGCAGACCGAAGTCAATCTGATGCTGCGCGACAATGAGGTGGTCAAAGTCCTGGAGCAACATCTGCCCCGGGTTCGCAATGATCTGATCATGCTGTTCAGTGGCCAGGAGTTTGAAGACCTGCAGACACCGGAAGGTCGGGAGTTGCTGCGTCAGGACGCGCTGCGTCGGGTTCAGGCCATTCTCGAACAGGAGATGGGGCAGCCCGGTGTCGAACAGGTTCTGTTTACCAGCTTTGTGATGCAGTAA
- the fliM gene encoding flagellar motor switch protein FliM, protein MQDLLSQDEIDALLHGVDEGDIDTDDDLEMDPVKAYDLTTQDRIVRGRMPTLEMINERFARYTRISMFNLLRRTADVSVGGIQIQKFGEYVHTLYVPTSLNMVKFRPLRGNALIILDARLVFKLVDNFFGGDGRHAKIEGREFTPTELRVVQMVLDQVFVDLGEAWKAVMPITFEYMNSEVNPSLANIVSPSEVVVVSTFHVELDGGGGDLHITVPYSMIEPIREVLDSGLQSDSDEKDERWVKALREDVLAAQVDLECDIVQREITLRDIINLKAGDVIPVEFPEYHVVTANGVPMFRTRLGQIRGNLALKIHGLIDHSSAYNITANEGGSSGKRK, encoded by the coding sequence GTGCAAGACTTACTTTCACAAGACGAAATTGATGCGCTGCTTCACGGGGTCGATGAAGGCGATATCGATACCGATGACGATCTGGAGATGGACCCGGTCAAAGCTTACGACTTGACCACCCAAGACCGCATCGTCCGCGGGCGCATGCCCACGCTGGAAATGATCAATGAGCGCTTCGCCCGCTACACCCGCATCAGCATGTTCAATTTGCTGCGGCGCACGGCGGATGTATCCGTCGGCGGCATCCAGATCCAGAAGTTTGGCGAATATGTGCACACCCTCTATGTGCCGACCAGTCTGAATATGGTGAAGTTCCGCCCGCTGCGCGGCAATGCCCTGATCATTCTGGATGCGCGCCTGGTGTTCAAACTCGTGGACAACTTTTTTGGCGGTGATGGTCGGCATGCCAAAATTGAGGGCCGGGAATTCACTCCGACCGAGTTGCGTGTGGTACAGATGGTGCTCGATCAGGTGTTTGTCGATCTCGGCGAGGCCTGGAAGGCGGTCATGCCCATCACCTTTGAATACATGAACTCAGAGGTCAACCCGTCCCTGGCCAATATTGTCAGCCCGAGCGAAGTGGTGGTGGTCAGCACCTTCCACGTGGAGCTTGATGGCGGCGGTGGCGATCTGCACATCACGGTCCCGTACTCCATGATCGAACCGATCCGGGAGGTGCTGGATTCCGGTCTGCAGAGTGACAGTGACGAGAAAGATGAACGCTGGGTCAAGGCGCTGCGTGAGGATGTGCTCGCCGCTCAGGTCGATCTTGAGTGCGACATTGTTCAGCGCGAAATTACCTTGCGAGACATTATCAATCTGAAGGCGGGCGATGTGATTCCGGTGGAGTTTCCGGAATACCATGTTGTTACCGCCAACGGTGTGCCCATGTTCCGCACCCGATTGGGACAGATTCGCGGCAATCTGGCTTTGAAAATTCACGGTTTAATTGATCACAGTTCAGCCTATAACATTACGGCAAACGAAGGGGGCTCCAGTGGCAAACGAAAATGA
- the fliN gene encoding flagellar motor switch protein FliN produces the protein MANENDTHDDDKDQDAMAAEWEAAMMEQGDDGDDDTADAGSDSAGQEQDFGRDVDRVALDELTEDEQPNTNPDLDVILDIPVSISMEVGRTSITIRNLLQLNQGSVIELDRLAGEPLDVLVNGTLIAHGEVVVVNEKFGIRMTDVISPSERIKKLR, from the coding sequence GTGGCAAACGAAAATGATACCCACGACGACGATAAAGACCAGGATGCCATGGCGGCCGAGTGGGAAGCGGCCATGATGGAGCAGGGTGATGACGGCGACGATGACACCGCCGATGCAGGTTCGGACAGCGCCGGGCAGGAACAGGACTTTGGTCGCGACGTCGACCGGGTTGCCCTGGATGAGCTGACCGAAGACGAGCAGCCCAACACCAACCCGGATCTGGATGTGATTCTGGACATCCCGGTGTCCATTTCCATGGAAGTGGGGCGCACCTCCATCACCATTCGCAACCTGCTGCAACTCAACCAGGGCTCGGTGATTGAATTGGATCGGCTGGCGGGAGAACCTCTGGACGTGCTCGTCAACGGCACACTGATCGCGCACGGTGAAGTGGTGGTGGTGAACGAAAAATTCGGCATTCGGATGACCGACGTCATCAGTCCGTCCGAACGGATCAAGAAGCTGCGCTGA
- the fliO gene encoding flagellar biosynthetic protein FliO translates to MEGSAATQLMSVLFSLLLIIALIFALAWLLRRFGQGAFTNSSAMKVVATLPLGTRERLLMVEVGGQQLLLGVTAQQIRTLHVFEEPVIDAQGVRSSDFKQRLMNIMNKNTKP, encoded by the coding sequence ATGGAAGGAAGTGCCGCCACTCAGCTGATGAGTGTGCTGTTCAGCCTGCTGCTGATCATCGCACTGATCTTCGCCCTTGCCTGGTTGCTGCGCCGCTTTGGGCAAGGAGCCTTCACGAACTCCTCGGCCATGAAAGTGGTCGCCACCTTGCCACTGGGTACCCGTGAGCGATTGCTGATGGTGGAAGTGGGCGGTCAGCAACTGCTGCTCGGCGTAACGGCCCAACAAATCCGCACACTGCACGTGTTTGAAGAACCGGTGATCGACGCACAAGGCGTCAGAAGCAGCGACTTCAAACAGCGGTTGATGAACATCATGAACAAGAACACCAAGCCCTGA
- the fliP gene encoding flagellar type III secretion system pore protein FliP (The bacterial flagellar biogenesis protein FliP forms a type III secretion system (T3SS)-type pore required for flagellar assembly.) has protein sequence MKPYPLIHYRFLGSLLLLILLSFGAGPALAQEAPETQPPAEQGVGGSLPAIPGLPALTVTTNPDGSEEYTVTLQILAIMTAFTFLPAILLMMTSFTRIIIVFAILRQALGLQQSPSNQILIGLSLFLTLFIMQPVFERVNAEALQPYINEEINAQTALARTTEPFHAFMLAQTRESDIELFVGIADNPDIQTPQDTPFSILVPAFVTSELKTAFQIGFIIFIPFLVIDIVVASVLMAMGMMMLSPLIISLPFKIMLFVLVDGWAMIIGTLAASFGV, from the coding sequence ATGAAGCCTTACCCACTAATTCACTACCGCTTTCTCGGCTCGCTGCTGCTGTTGATCCTGCTGAGCTTCGGTGCGGGACCGGCCCTCGCCCAGGAAGCGCCGGAAACCCAACCGCCAGCGGAGCAGGGCGTCGGCGGCTCCCTGCCCGCCATTCCCGGCTTACCGGCCCTGACCGTCACCACCAACCCGGACGGCTCGGAAGAATACACGGTCACGCTCCAGATCCTCGCGATCATGACCGCGTTCACCTTCCTGCCAGCGATCCTGCTGATGATGACCTCCTTCACCCGGATCATCATCGTCTTCGCCATCCTGCGTCAGGCCCTGGGCTTACAACAATCGCCATCCAACCAGATACTGATTGGTCTCTCGTTGTTTCTGACCCTGTTCATCATGCAGCCGGTGTTCGAACGCGTAAACGCCGAAGCCCTGCAACCCTACATCAACGAAGAAATCAACGCTCAGACCGCGCTGGCCAGAACCACCGAACCCTTCCACGCGTTCATGCTCGCCCAGACCCGCGAATCTGACATCGAACTCTTCGTCGGCATCGCCGACAACCCGGACATCCAGACACCCCAGGACACCCCCTTCAGCATCCTGGTCCCGGCGTTCGTCACCAGCGAACTCAAAACCGCCTTTCAGATCGGGTTCATTATCTTCATCCCGTTCCTGGTCATCGACATCGTCGTTGCCAGCGTGCTCATGGCCATGGGCATGATGATGCTCTCGCCCCTGATCATCTCACTGCCGTTCAAAATCATGCTCTTCGTCCTCGTCGACGGCTGGGCCATGATCATCGGCACACTCGCCGCCAGCTTCGGTGTATAA
- the fliQ gene encoding flagellar biosynthesis protein FliQ has translation MTPEVVMDIFADALYLVILMLVVIVGPGLLVGLVVSMFQAATQINEQTLSFLPRLLVTLASVMIAGPWLLREFMDLFTRLYTNVPNLIG, from the coding sequence ATGACCCCGGAAGTTGTCATGGACATCTTCGCCGACGCCCTCTACCTCGTCATCCTGATGCTGGTCGTCATCGTCGGCCCCGGCCTATTGGTAGGCCTGGTGGTGAGCATGTTCCAGGCCGCCACCCAGATCAACGAACAGACCCTGAGCTTCCTGCCACGCCTGCTGGTCACCCTGGCCTCAGTCATGATCGCCGGCCCCTGGCTACTCAGAGAGTTCATGGACCTGTTCACCCGTTTATACACCAACGTCCCAAACTTAATAGGGTAG
- the fliR gene encoding flagellar biosynthetic protein FliR yields the protein MKRTPLAPEADFQNGTLEGRLIEPMNELVLSEQQLMQFIGQYLWPMLRIGGLFLAMPVIGAQTVTARVRIVLTAFVTLLVAPLLPPPPDIDLVSIQAMAIVARELLIGIAMGFMLQVFLHIFILAGELMAMKMGLGFAAMNDPSTGVSTTVLSQFYLLLATLLFLSYNGHLIIIGMLVDSFQSLPIGGSGLGSGAFATIAGMGTWLFSAALVITLPVFTAVMIINMAFGAMNRSAPQMNVFTVGFPMTLIFGILVMWFALPALLPVFEVFTQEAFELVRLVIGLP from the coding sequence TTGAAAAGGACACCCTTGGCCCCGGAGGCGGACTTTCAGAACGGCACCCTCGAAGGGCGATTGATTGAACCAATGAACGAACTGGTATTGAGCGAACAACAACTGATGCAATTTATCGGTCAATACCTCTGGCCGATGCTGCGCATTGGTGGCCTCTTCCTCGCCATGCCCGTCATCGGCGCCCAGACCGTCACTGCAAGAGTACGCATCGTCCTCACCGCCTTCGTCACCCTACTGGTCGCGCCACTGCTACCGCCGCCACCCGACATCGACCTCGTCTCCATACAAGCCATGGCCATCGTCGCCAGAGAACTGCTCATCGGCATCGCCATGGGCTTCATGCTCCAGGTCTTTCTGCACATCTTCATATTGGCCGGCGAACTCATGGCCATGAAAATGGGCCTCGGCTTCGCCGCCATGAACGACCCATCCACCGGCGTCTCCACCACCGTACTGTCCCAATTCTACCTGCTGCTCGCGACCCTGCTGTTCCTCAGCTATAACGGCCATCTCATCATCATCGGCATGCTCGTGGACAGCTTCCAGAGCCTGCCCATCGGCGGCAGCGGCCTCGGCTCCGGCGCCTTCGCCACCATTGCCGGCATGGGCACCTGGCTGTTCAGCGCCGCCCTGGTGATCACCTTGCCGGTGTTCACCGCCGTCATGATCATCAACATGGCCTTCGGTGCCATGAACCGCTCCGCACCGCAGATGAACGTATTCACCGTCGGCTTTCCCATGACCCTCATCTTCGGAATCCTGGTCATGTGGTTTGCTTTGCCGGCACTGCTTCCCGTGTTCGAAGTCTTCACCCAGGAAGCCTTTGAACTGGTTCGACTGGTAATAGGACTGCCCTGA
- the flhB gene encoding flagellar biosynthesis protein FlhB: protein MAEENDSSQEKTEEPTARKQEKAREEGQIPRSRELTTTFILLAGTIGLMLFGPFMAGKLSGILKFNFSLEREVVFNTDAMIEHLTASLYQGTLSMMPVFALLLVASIAGPIGLGGWLFSSKSMAPKASRMNPLAGLKRMFALKALMELAKALGKVMLIMAVAVGLLVVQQQDMLRLSDQEPLTAIKNSVWLSGVAAIALAAVTIAIAAIDIPFQIFENNKKLKMSRQEVKDEMKDTEGKPEVKSKIRQLQREMAQRRMMSEVPKADVVITNPTHYSVALKYDPDTMATPILVAKGADQTAMKIREIARAHNIDIMESPALTRAIYHTTEIDQEVPADLYMAVAQVLAYVFQLRNFRKGRGEKPAYPRNIQVPRDMRFD, encoded by the coding sequence ATGGCCGAAGAAAACGACAGCAGTCAGGAAAAGACAGAAGAACCCACGGCGCGAAAACAGGAAAAAGCGCGCGAAGAAGGGCAGATCCCCCGATCCCGGGAACTGACCACCACCTTCATATTGCTTGCCGGTACCATAGGGCTGATGCTGTTCGGTCCCTTTATGGCGGGCAAACTCTCGGGGATCCTGAAATTCAATTTCTCGCTGGAGCGGGAAGTGGTGTTCAACACCGATGCCATGATCGAACACCTGACCGCGTCACTGTATCAGGGCACCCTCAGCATGATGCCCGTGTTCGCTCTGCTGCTGGTAGCTTCCATCGCCGGCCCCATCGGCCTGGGCGGCTGGCTGTTCAGTAGCAAATCCATGGCCCCCAAGGCCAGCCGGATGAACCCGCTGGCCGGTCTCAAGCGCATGTTCGCCCTAAAGGCGTTGATGGAGCTCGCCAAAGCGTTGGGGAAGGTAATGCTCATCATGGCGGTTGCGGTTGGTCTGTTGGTTGTACAGCAGCAGGACATGCTGCGGCTATCAGACCAGGAGCCGCTGACAGCGATCAAGAATTCGGTGTGGCTCAGTGGCGTTGCCGCTATCGCTCTGGCCGCGGTCACCATTGCCATTGCCGCGATTGATATTCCGTTCCAGATTTTTGAGAACAACAAGAAACTGAAAATGTCCCGGCAGGAAGTCAAGGATGAGATGAAGGACACCGAAGGTAAGCCGGAGGTCAAAAGCAAAATCCGTCAGTTGCAGAGAGAAATGGCTCAGCGTCGGATGATGTCGGAAGTCCCGAAAGCGGACGTGGTCATCACCAACCCCACGCACTATTCGGTGGCTCTGAAGTACGACCCAGATACCATGGCAACACCGATTCTGGTGGCCAAGGGGGCGGATCAGACAGCCATGAAAATCCGCGAAATCGCCCGCGCCCACAACATCGATATCATGGAATCTCCCGCCCTGACCCGGGCGATTTACCACACTACGGAAATCGATCAGGAAGTCCCGGCGGATCTGTACATGGCCGTTGCCCAGGTATTGGCCTATGTGTTCCAGCTACGCAATTTCCGCAAGGGCCGCGGCGAAAAACCCGCCTACCCAAGAAACATCCAGGTCCCCCGCGATATGCGCTTCGACTAG
- the flhA gene encoding flagellar biosynthesis protein FlhA — translation MALPSFSQLNNIDRRAAFNHIRGLGRGNIGIPVLLLMLLGMMILPVPPILLDAFFSFNIALSIVVLLVGVYAMRPLDFAVFPTILLVATLLRLALNVASTRVVLLNGHEGGDAAGKVIEAFGEVVIGGNYAVGLVVFLILMIINFVVVTKGAGRISEVSARFTLDAMPGKQMAIDADLNAGLIDQDEARTRRKEVASEADFYGAMDGASKFVRGDAIAGILILVINIIGGLGIGMIQHDLDFSTALENYILLTIGDGLVAQIPSLLLSTSAAILVTRVNSSEDMREQIMGQMFATPKALAIASGVLLLMGSIPGMPHVAFLGLGFLCGGLAYFIHWRSQQPEAVEEDDYRPGGGRPSGGGGSGPTVTPSAPNPGQASLPPAKESAELDWDDVQPVDIIGLEVGYRLIPLVDRGQGGELLGRIKGVRRKLSQEMGFLIPSVHIRDNLDLLPNKYRISLMGVSLAEAEVYPDREMAINPGQVFGELDGTKTKDPAFGLDAVWIDASQKEKAQTLGYTVVDASTVVATHLNQILQKHTWELLGHEDVQKLLDMLAKNSPKLVEELVPNTISLNVLLKVLQNLLRERVPIRDMRSIAEALAANGSKSQDPAALTNVARVALSRQIVQNIVGSEPEMPVITLEPELEQLLLNTLQQAQKSGADDSAFIEPSLAERLQRSLMEAAQKQEVAGKPLILLVAAPLRNMLARFARNSVPDMNVLAYTEVPENKQISIDATVGAGQTNNR, via the coding sequence ATGGCACTTCCCAGTTTCAGCCAACTGAACAACATCGACCGCCGCGCCGCCTTCAACCATATTCGCGGACTCGGTCGTGGCAACATCGGCATACCCGTGCTGCTGCTCATGCTGCTGGGCATGATGATCCTGCCCGTGCCGCCGATACTGCTCGACGCCTTCTTCTCCTTCAACATCGCCCTGTCCATCGTCGTGCTGCTGGTGGGCGTGTACGCCATGCGCCCGCTGGACTTCGCGGTGTTTCCCACCATCCTGCTGGTCGCGACCCTATTACGCCTGGCCCTGAATGTCGCCTCCACCCGGGTGGTGCTGCTCAACGGCCACGAGGGCGGTGATGCGGCCGGTAAAGTGATCGAGGCGTTCGGCGAAGTGGTTATTGGCGGCAACTACGCCGTGGGTCTGGTGGTGTTTCTGATTCTGATGATCATCAACTTCGTCGTAGTGACCAAAGGGGCGGGGCGGATTTCGGAAGTGAGTGCCCGGTTTACCCTGGACGCCATGCCCGGCAAGCAGATGGCCATTGATGCCGACCTGAATGCGGGGCTGATTGATCAGGATGAAGCCCGGACACGTCGAAAGGAAGTTGCCAGCGAGGCGGACTTCTACGGGGCCATGGACGGTGCCAGCAAATTCGTGCGCGGCGATGCCATCGCCGGTATTCTGATTCTGGTGATTAACATTATCGGTGGCCTGGGCATCGGGATGATTCAGCATGACCTGGATTTTTCCACGGCGCTGGAGAATTACATTCTGTTGACCATTGGTGATGGTCTCGTTGCCCAGATTCCCTCGCTGCTACTGTCTACCTCGGCGGCGATTCTGGTGACCCGGGTCAACAGCTCCGAGGACATGCGTGAACAGATCATGGGACAGATGTTTGCCACGCCCAAGGCGCTGGCCATCGCGTCGGGAGTTCTGTTGCTGATGGGTTCGATTCCCGGCATGCCTCATGTGGCGTTTCTGGGCCTGGGCTTTCTCTGTGGTGGCCTGGCCTACTTTATTCACTGGCGCAGTCAGCAGCCCGAGGCGGTGGAAGAAGATGACTATCGACCCGGTGGTGGGCGTCCCTCCGGGGGCGGTGGTAGCGGGCCGACGGTCACGCCGTCGGCACCGAACCCCGGACAGGCTTCTCTGCCGCCCGCCAAAGAATCGGCGGAACTGGACTGGGACGATGTCCAGCCGGTGGACATCATCGGGCTGGAGGTCGGTTATCGGCTGATTCCCCTGGTGGACCGGGGGCAGGGCGGGGAACTGCTCGGGCGGATCAAGGGAGTGCGGCGCAAGCTGTCCCAGGAAATGGGCTTTCTGATTCCCTCGGTTCACATTCGGGACAACCTGGATCTGCTGCCGAACAAGTACCGGATCAGCCTGATGGGCGTTTCGTTGGCCGAAGCCGAGGTCTATCCAGACCGGGAAATGGCGATCAACCCCGGCCAGGTCTTTGGCGAGCTCGACGGTACCAAAACCAAGGATCCAGCCTTTGGGCTGGACGCCGTCTGGATTGATGCCAGTCAGAAAGAGAAGGCCCAGACCCTGGGTTATACCGTCGTGGATGCCAGCACTGTCGTCGCCACCCACCTGAATCAGATTCTGCAGAAACATACCTGGGAGCTGCTCGGCCATGAAGATGTGCAGAAGCTGCTGGATATGCTGGCGAAAAACTCGCCCAAGCTGGTGGAGGAACTGGTGCCCAACACCATCAGCCTGAATGTGCTGCTCAAGGTGTTGCAGAATCTGCTACGCGAGCGGGTGCCGATTCGTGATATGCGCTCGATCGCCGAAGCATTGGCGGCCAATGGCAGCAAGAGTCAAGATCCCGCCGCTTTGACCAACGTCGCCCGGGTTGCGCTCTCGCGCCAGATCGTCCAGAACATCGTGGGTTCAGAGCCGGAGATGCCGGTCATCACCCTGGAGCCAGAGTTGGAACAGTTGTTGCTAAATACCCTACAGCAGGCACAAAAATCTGGCGCTGATGACAGTGCCTTTATCGAGCCGAGCCTGGCGGAGCGACTGCAGCGCTCACTCATGGAGGCGGCCCAGAAGCAGGAAGTGGCCGGCAAGCCCCTGATCCTGCTGGTCGCCGCGCCGCTGCGCAATATGCTGGCCCGGTTTGCGCGCAACAGCGTGCCGGATATGAACGTTCTGGCCTACACCGAAGTGCCGGAAAACAAGCAGATTTCCATTGATGCCACGGTGGGTGCCGGCCAGACCAACAACCGGTAA
- the flhF gene encoding flagellar biosynthesis protein FlhF: MQVKRFLAADMRRALEMVRQEMGPDAVILSSNRTKDGVELLTTQASVSLPKAAEKSVPAANSESGESLSTGRASETGQQRADAIERARQRQLAQRELDASAREFLQPNQRVNAGIRVERSLLESAGTDREPVSASKSELNTSRAAGFVSAAERYPLRDDEPPAGPVSAAGAEASDPRLDSLQAELAEMRYLLEEQLSQMLGPKPAARAPGLASIGRRLERMGLSPEVSEAILNDTPAGQPLAQAWTGALAQLARKLPADGADPVSRGGVYALVGPTGAGKTTTIGKLAARYVMDHGARDVALVTLDTHRIGGHDQLRSLARILGVTLRVVDDQSSLESVLYSLRRHALVLIDTAGFRQGDPRLTEQLETLRRLPQVKPLMVLPSTSQAAMLKASVHAYGGQGLTGCILSKLDESASLGEALGVVMQAGVPIVYTTDGQDIPRDIQVARPHQLVTRAASLVGRRDDAARRPQGASAPVARRAL, from the coding sequence ATGCAGGTCAAACGATTTCTCGCGGCGGACATGCGACGCGCCCTGGAAATGGTTCGTCAGGAGATGGGTCCCGATGCGGTCATCCTCTCCAGCAACCGCACGAAAGACGGGGTGGAGCTGTTGACCACCCAAGCCTCGGTGTCCCTCCCGAAAGCGGCCGAGAAGTCTGTGCCGGCCGCAAATTCCGAATCAGGCGAGTCACTCTCGACCGGACGCGCGTCGGAAACCGGGCAGCAGCGGGCCGATGCCATTGAGCGCGCCCGCCAGCGGCAACTGGCTCAGCGCGAGCTGGATGCCTCGGCGCGCGAGTTCCTTCAACCGAATCAGCGCGTCAATGCGGGTATTCGGGTGGAGCGCTCTTTGCTTGAATCCGCCGGGACTGACCGGGAGCCGGTCAGCGCGAGCAAGTCTGAGCTGAACACATCACGAGCGGCCGGCTTTGTCAGTGCCGCCGAGCGTTACCCTCTGCGGGATGATGAGCCGCCCGCGGGTCCGGTGAGTGCGGCGGGCGCGGAAGCGAGCGATCCACGGCTGGATAGCCTCCAGGCCGAGCTGGCCGAAATGCGCTATCTGCTCGAAGAACAGCTCTCACAGATGCTCGGCCCGAAGCCGGCGGCCCGGGCACCGGGGCTGGCGAGCATTGGCCGGCGCCTGGAGCGGATGGGATTGTCCCCGGAGGTCTCTGAAGCCATTCTCAACGACACTCCGGCCGGTCAGCCACTGGCGCAAGCCTGGACGGGTGCGTTGGCGCAGTTGGCGCGCAAGTTGCCGGCTGACGGCGCCGACCCGGTCTCCCGGGGTGGCGTCTACGCTCTGGTGGGCCCCACCGGGGCCGGTAAAACCACTACTATCGGCAAACTCGCCGCCCGTTATGTCATGGACCACGGTGCCCGGGATGTGGCCCTGGTGACCCTGGATACCCACCGAATTGGCGGCCATGATCAGCTTCGCTCCCTGGCGCGTATCCTCGGTGTGACCCTGCGGGTGGTGGACGATCAGTCCAGTCTGGAGTCGGTGCTGTACAGTCTGCGCCGTCATGCACTGGTGCTGATTGATACCGCGGGATTCCGTCAGGGCGACCCCCGGCTGACCGAGCAGTTAGAAACACTCCGTCGCCTGCCTCAGGTCAAACCACTGATGGTGCTGCCCAGCACCAGTCAGGCGGCGATGCTCAAGGCCTCAGTGCACGCCTACGGTGGTCAGGGGCTGACCGGCTGCATTCTCAGTAAGCTCGATGAGAGCGCGAGCCTGGGTGAGGCGCTGGGTGTGGTCATGCAGGCGGGGGTGCCAATCGTCTATACTACCGACGGTCAGGATATTCCCCGGGATATTCAGGTGGCTCGCCCGCACCAGTTGGTGACCCGAGCGGCCAGCCTGGTCGGTCGGCGTGATGACGCCGCGCGCCGCCCCCAGGGTGCCTCGGCCCCAGTCGCCCGCCGGGCCCTATAA